A part of Cystobacter ferrugineus genomic DNA contains:
- a CDS encoding type VI secretion system baseplate subunit TssF, giving the protein MDDTLYKSFLEELQALEKFRMGYTALYPAAPLDHEDPDVRRLTEALALFSTRTRLAGQRALARGTMRLFQQHFSYLLNPVPAMAMLRAVPDARFVDATELPRGTQMLFNPGGAGAPTGPLSFRTQAPLRLLPIRLSQTRIERRGADASRLRLTFESGFPRNDAPGVLRLYINHLNDFRASLAVFHHLKHALRATSVLFDEQGPEVAVVPTGEGDKPVRFGAPRLPPSEAAPFEHPLQRVRSFIHFPQQELFVEVRVPPPPRNWRGFTVYLDLGGRWPPELVLTPDTFMLHAVPVANLQQGMSNPIEHDGTKERHAVQHPEFEGGYRVHSILGVYQMDKQGMQPLRPGVISGGPGSYELEHEGQGRARKTWLSVELPGAFARPARVAVEASWHQPLPAQFDANGYRAVLADRSIEGLQWGLVGSVVPGTDNPLEHTQQALLQLLSLRSQRFLGLEDLVFLLEALGVRQQRYFRDLVRHLSSVKVQPKPFTRSAAGFKYIYQLTFSDLDPTLLPTVDLFSERLLDLLGAWSTEDIVELEVKLTHVEKPLRYMQRGG; this is encoded by the coding sequence ATGGACGACACGCTGTACAAGTCATTCCTGGAGGAGCTCCAGGCGCTGGAGAAGTTCCGGATGGGCTACACCGCGCTGTATCCGGCGGCGCCGCTCGACCACGAGGATCCGGACGTGCGGCGGCTCACCGAGGCGCTCGCGCTGTTCAGCACCCGGACGCGGCTGGCGGGGCAGCGCGCTCTCGCCCGCGGTACGATGCGCCTGTTCCAGCAGCACTTCTCCTATCTGCTCAACCCCGTGCCGGCCATGGCCATGCTGCGGGCCGTACCAGACGCGCGCTTCGTGGATGCCACCGAGCTGCCGCGAGGCACGCAGATGCTGTTCAACCCGGGAGGCGCGGGCGCTCCCACGGGACCGCTGTCCTTCCGCACCCAGGCCCCCTTGCGGCTGCTCCCCATCCGGCTGAGTCAAACGCGGATCGAGCGGCGCGGGGCGGACGCCAGCCGTCTGCGGCTGACCTTCGAGAGTGGCTTCCCCCGCAACGACGCGCCCGGTGTCCTGCGGCTCTACATCAACCACCTCAATGACTTCCGGGCCTCGCTCGCGGTGTTCCACCACCTCAAGCACGCCCTGCGCGCGACGAGTGTCCTCTTCGACGAGCAGGGGCCCGAGGTGGCGGTGGTCCCCACCGGGGAGGGAGACAAGCCGGTGCGTTTCGGTGCGCCCCGGCTGCCGCCGTCCGAGGCGGCGCCCTTCGAGCATCCCCTGCAGCGGGTGCGCTCCTTCATCCACTTCCCCCAGCAGGAGCTCTTCGTGGAGGTGCGGGTGCCGCCGCCGCCGCGCAACTGGCGCGGCTTCACGGTGTACCTCGACCTGGGAGGACGCTGGCCCCCGGAGCTGGTGCTCACTCCGGACACCTTCATGCTTCACGCCGTCCCCGTGGCGAATCTCCAGCAGGGCATGTCCAACCCCATCGAGCATGACGGCACGAAGGAGCGCCACGCCGTCCAGCATCCGGAGTTCGAGGGGGGCTACCGGGTGCACTCCATCCTGGGTGTCTACCAGATGGACAAACAGGGGATGCAGCCCCTGCGGCCCGGGGTCATCTCCGGCGGGCCGGGCTCCTATGAGCTCGAGCACGAGGGGCAGGGCAGGGCGCGCAAGACGTGGCTGTCCGTGGAGTTGCCGGGGGCGTTCGCCAGGCCGGCGCGGGTGGCCGTCGAGGCGAGCTGGCACCAGCCTCTGCCCGCCCAGTTCGACGCCAACGGCTACCGGGCCGTGCTGGCGGACCGGTCCATCGAAGGGCTGCAGTGGGGCCTGGTGGGCTCCGTCGTTCCCGGGACGGACAACCCGTTGGAGCACACCCAACAGGCGCTGCTCCAACTGCTCTCCCTGCGCTCTCAGCGCTTCCTCGGCCTGGAGGACCTCGTCTTCCTGCTGGAGGCCCTGGGGGTACGCCAACAGCGCTACTTCCGCGACCTGGTGCGGCATCTGTCCTCCGTGAAGGTGCAACCCAAGCCGTTCACCCGGAGCGCCGCCGGTTTCAAATACATCTACCAGCTCACCTTCTCCGACCTGGATCCCACCCTGCTGCCCACCGTGGACCTGTTCTCGGAGCGGCTGCTGGATCTGCTCGGGGCGTGGAGCACGGAAGACATCGTGGAACTCGAAGTGAAGCTCACTCATGTGGAGAAGCCCCTGCGCTACATGCAGCGTGGGGGTTGA